A DNA window from Brassica napus cultivar Da-Ae chromosome C1, Da-Ae, whole genome shotgun sequence contains the following coding sequences:
- the LOC106363310 gene encoding ceramide synthase LOH2-like yields the protein MESVHSSSGDDASVRRSLEPSIGAWHFQIAIYFAFGFFFLRLFLDTFVFQRIAVWLLSTTSSAPIKLNDAATRAKIVKCKESLWKFLYYGACDIFVLKVLFHEPWAYDVKLYFHAWPHQELKLPFKLYYMCQCGFYVYGVAALLAWESRRKDFAVMMSHHVITIILIAYSYLTRFFRIGAIILALHDASDVFMESAKIFKYSEKEFGASVCFAIFALSWLLLRLIYFPFWIIRATSIELLDHLDMTVAEDTIMYYSFNTMLLMLLVFHIYWWYLICAMIVRLLKNRGKVGEDIRSDSEDDE from the exons ATGGAATCGGTACATTCTAGCAGCGGAGACGATGCCAGCGTAAGAAGGAGTCTTGAACCGTCGATTGGTGCATGGCATTTCCAAATTGCTATCTATTTCGCCTTCGGATTCTTCTTTCTGAGGCTCTTCCTCGACACGTTCGTCTTTCAA AGGATAGCTGTATGGCTATTGAGCACCACTTCTTCTGCGCCAATTAAGCTCAATGATGCTGCTACTCGGGCTAAGATCGTTAAATGCAAGGAGTCTCTATGGAAGTTCTTGTACTATGGTGCCTGTGACATATTCGTTCTCAAAGTCCTTTTTCACGAGCCATGGGCCTACGATGTAAAACTCTACTTCCACGCCTGGCCTCATCAAGAATTGAA GCTTCCATTTAAGCTTTACTATATGTGCCAGTGCGGTTTCTATGTCTATGGTGTTGCTGCCTTGCTTGCTTGGGAGAGCAGAAGAAAAGATTTTGCTGTTATGATGTCTCACCATGTGATCACAATCATCCTCATCGCCTACTCATACTTAACTAG ATTTTTCCGAATAGGGGCAATCATACTCGCCCTTCATGATGCAAGTGACGTGTTTATGGAATCTGCTAAAATTTTCAAGTATTCTGAAAAGGAGTTTGGAGCAAGTGTGTGTTTTGCAATTTTTGCTCTCTCTTGGCTATTGCTACGGTTGATTTACTTTCCATTTTGGATCATCAGGGCCACCAG caTTGAACTCCTGGATCATTTGGATATGACAGTAGCTGAAGACACCATCATGTACTATTCCTTCAACACAATGTTGCTGATGCTTCTTGTTTTCCACATATATTGGTGGTATCTCATTTGCGCCATGATTGTAAGACTACTTAAAAACAGAGGAAAAGTTGGAGAAGACATAAGATCCG ATTCAGAGGATGATGAATAG
- the LOC106363225 gene encoding F-box/kelch-repeat protein SKIP30, with product MSGSLLQGIPEAVALRCLAYVPLHHHPNLELVSRSWRAAIRSRELFRVRNELKSSENLLCVCSFDPENTWQVYSPTCDRWLTLPLLPSPIRHLAHFGAVTTSGKLFVLGGGSDAVDPLTGDHDGTFATDEVWCYDFVERKWDQRASMLVPRSMFACCVLDGKIVVAGGFTTCRKSVSGAEMYDLESDAWSTIPHLNRTHNSPCSGLVIRGRVHVLHKGLTTVQVLESVKLGWEVKEYGWPQGSMAVVEGVVYVLSHGVVYKQEEDETSWKMVASASEFKLRIGMAMTSLSGEVLLVGGVIGPDRHWDIKPLSDVDVLTVGCDRPVWRKVAPMTKCCGTVLGCTQLII from the coding sequence ATGTCTGGCTCGCTGCTCCAAGGAATCCCAGAAGCAGTCGCTCTCCGATGCCTCGCTTACGTCCCCTTACACCACCACCCCAACCTAGAACTCGTCTCCCGCTCCTGGCGCGCGGCGATACGCAGCCGCGAGCTCTTCCGCGTCCGCAACGAACTCAAATCGTCGGAGAATCTCCTCTGCGTTTGTTCCTTCGACCCCGAGAACACGTGGCAAGTCTACAGTCCCACCTGCGATCGCTGGCTCACTCTCCCTCTCCTCCCGTCCCCGATCCGCCACCTCGCTCACTTCGGAGCCGTTACAACCTCCGGAAAACTCTTCGTCCTAGGCGGAGGCAGCGACGCCGTGGATCCCTTAACCGGCGACCACGACGGCACCTTCGCGACCGACGAGGTCTGGTGCTACGACTTCGTTGAGAGGAAATGGGATCAGCGAGCGTCGATGCTTGTGCCTCGGTCTATGTTCGCTTGCTGCGTTCTCGACGGGAAGATCGTCGTCGCTGGAGGATTCACGACTTGCCGGAAGTCGGTTTCTGGTGCGGAGATGTATGATCTGGAGAGTGATGCGTGGAGTACCATCCCTCATCTTAACCGGACTCATAACTCTCCTTGTTCGGGTTTGGTGATCAGAGGGAGAGTTCACGTTTTACACAAAGGGTTAACGACGGTGCAGGTTCTCGAGAGCGTTAAGTTGGGGTGGGAGGTGAAGGAGTACGGTTGGCCTCAGGGTTCGATGGCTGTTGTTGAGGGTGTTGTATATGTGTTGAGTCATGGAGTGGTGTATAAGCAAGAAGAGGATGAGACGTCGTGGAAGATGGTTGCCTCGGCGTCGGAGTTTAAGTTGAGGATTGGGATGGCGATGACGAGTTTGAGTGGTGAGGTTTTGCTAGTTGGAGGAGTGATTGGACCTGATAGGCATTGGGATATTAAGCCCTTGTCGGATGTTGATGTTTTGACTGTGGGGTGTGATCGTCCCGTGTGGAGGAAGGTGGCTCCGATGACTAAGTGTTGTGGAACGGTTCTTGGTTGTACGCAGTTGATAATCTGA
- the LOC106363141 gene encoding presequence protease 1, chloroplastic/mitochondrial: MLRTVSCSASLSSSSPFFRFFRHFPRSSTAALRGPSRNLGRISSPSAAGRRVFLRRGLRVSSAATEGGGGVNGQFSRFSVRAVATPSYPDVGQDEAEKLGFEKVSEEFISECKSKATLFKHKKTGCEVMSVSNEDENKVFGIVLRTPPKDSTGIPHILEHSVLCGSRKYPVKEPFVELLKGSLHTFLNAFTYPDRTCYPVASTNTKDFYNLVDVYLDAVFFPKCVEDVHTFQQEGWHYELNDPSEDISYKGVVFNEMKGVYSQPDNILGRIAQQAISPDNTYGVDSGGDPKDIPKLTFEEFQEFHRKYYHPSNARIWFYGDDDPVQRLRVLSEYLDMFEASSSRDTSKIETQKLFSEPIRIVEKYPAGRDGDLKKKNMVCVNWLLSEKPLDLQTQLALGFLDHLMLGTPASPLRKILLESGLGEALVSSGMSDELLQPQFSVGMKGVSQDNVQKVEELIMDTLKKLAEEGFDSDAVEASTNTIEFSLRENNTGSFPRGLSLMLQSIAKWIYDMDPFEPLKYTEPLKALKARIVEEGSKAVFSPLIEQFILNNSHRVTIEMQPDPEKASQEEAEEKSILEKVKAGMTEEDLAELARATEELRLKQETPDPPEALRCVPSLNLSDIPKEPTYVPSEVGDINGVKVLRHDLFTNDIVYAEVVFDMGSLKHELLPLVPLFCQSLMEMGTKDLSFVQLNQLIGRKTGGISVYPLTSSVRGKAEPCSKFVVRGKSMAGRAEDLFNLMNCLLQEVQFTDQQRFKQFVSQSIARMENRLRGSGHGIAAARMDAMLNVAGWMSEQMGGLSYLEFLHTLAKKVDEDWEGISSALEEIRRSLLARNGCVVNMTADGKSLTNIEKSVEKFLNLLPETPSGGLVTWDGRLPLRNEAIVIPTQVNYVGKAGNIYSTGYELDGSAYVISKHISNTWLWDRVRVSGGAYGGFCDFDSHSGVFSFLSYRDPNLLKTLDIYDGTGDFLRGLDVDQETLTKAIIGTIGDVDSYQLPDAKGYSSLMRHLLGVTDEERQRKREEILTTSLKDFKEFAEAIDVVREKGVAVAVASAEDIDSANQARSNFFEVKKAL; encoded by the exons ATGCTCCGAACTGTCTCTTGTTCGGCTTCTCTCAGCTCTTCCTCTCCTTTCTTTCGCTTCTTTCGCCACTTTCCTCGCTCGTCTACGGCCGCTCTCCGTGGCCCCAGTCGCAACCTTGGCCGGATTTCATCTCCTTCTGCTGCCGGAAGACGTGTCTTTCTCCGAAGAGGGTTGAGGGTTTCTTCCGCCGCCACAGAAGGTGGCGGTGGTGTCAATGGCCAGTTCTCTCGCTTCTCTGTTCGGGCCGTCGCCACACCATCTTATCCTG ATGTAGGTCAAGATGAGGCTGAGAAGCTTGGGTTTGAGAAAGTGTCTGAGGAGTTTATCTCAGAGTGTAAATCGAAGGCGACTCTCTTCAAACACAAGAAAACTGGCTGCGAGGTTATGTCTGTGTCAAATGAGGATGAGAACAAGGTGTTCGGCATTGTTTTAAGGACTCCTCC gAAGGATTCCACTGGCATTCCACACATACTGGAACATAGTGTTCTATGTGGGTCGAGAAAGTACCCTGTAAAAGAGCCATTCGTTGAACTGCTTAAGGGAAGCTTGCATACTTTCCTCAACGCATTCACATATCCTGATAGGACCTGTTACCCAGTTGCTTCCACAAATACAAAG GATTTTTACAATCTCGTCGATGTATATTTGGATGCTGTCTTCTTCCCCAAGTGTGTGGAGGACGTTCACACTTTTCAGCAAGAGGGCTGGCACTATGAGCTTAATGATCCCTCAGAAGACATATCTTACAAAG GTGTTGTATTTAATGAGATGAAAGGTGTCTATTCACAGCCTGATAATATTTTAGGCCGAATTGCTCAACAG GCCATATCTCCAGATAATACATATGGTGTTGACAGTGGAGGTGATCCAAAAGATATCCCTAAGCTGACATTCGAGGAATTTCAG GAGTTCCACCGTAAGTATTATCACCCAAGCAATGCCAGAATCTGGTTCTACGGAGATGATGATCCAGTTCAGCGCCTTCGTGTTTTGAGTG AATACTTGGACATGTTTGAAGCAAGCTCATCTCGAGACACTTCAAAGATTGAAACTCAAAAGCTTTTCTCCGAGCCTATCAGAATAGTTGAGAAATATCCTGCCGGTCGAGATGGTGATCTCAAAAAGAAGAACATGGTGTGCGTTAACTGGCTATTGTCCGAGAAGCCCCTGGACTTGCAAACTCAGCTCGCACTTGGGTTCTTGGACCATCTTATGCTGGGAACTCCTGCTTCGCCGCTAAGGAAAATCTTGCTGGAAAGCGGTTTAGGAGAAGCTCTTGTCAGTAGTGGGATGTCAGACGAACTTTTGCAGCCCCAGTTCAGTGTTGGTATGAAAGGTGTGTCTCAAGATAACGTTCAAAAGGTTGAGGAGTTGATTATGGATACGTTGAAGAAGTTGGCGGAAGAAGGGTTTGACAGTGATGCTGTGGAGGCATCCACGAATACAATTGAGTTTTCTCTGAGGGAAAACAATACAGGATCTTTCCCTCGTGGTTTATCACTTATGCTCCAATCTATT GCAAAGTGGATATACGATATGGATCCTTTTGAGCCATTGAAGTACACGGAGCCATTGAAAGCCCTGAAAGCCAGAATAGTTGAGGAGGGTTCCAAGGCTGTCTTTTCTCCACTGATAGAGCAGTTTATTTTGAATAACTCGCATCGTGTTACCATAGAGATGCAG CCTGATCCTGAAAAAGCTTCTCAAGAGGAAGCGGAAGAGAAGAGTATCCTGGAAAAAGTCAAAGCAGGTATGACAGAAGAGGATCTTGCAGAGCTAGCGCGTGCTACAGAGGAGCTGAGATTGAAACAAGAGACTCCTGACCCTCCTGAAGCACTGAGATGTGTCCCGAGTTTGAACCTGAGTGACATCCCAAAAGAACCTACTTATGTTCCCAGTGAG GTTGGAGATATTAATGGTGTGAAGGTTTTGCGGCATGACCTTTTCACAAATGACATTGTGTACGCTGAAGTAGTGTTTGATATGGGTTCGCTGAAGCATGAACTTCTTCCACTAGTACCACTTTTCTG TCAATCACTAATGGAGATGGGCACAAAAGATTTGAGTTTTGTGCAACTGAATCAGTTGATTGGAAGGAAAACGGGAGGTATATCAGTATATCCCCTTACTTCATCTGTGAGGGGCAAGGCTGAACCTTGCAGCAAATTTGTTGTACGTGGAAAATCGATGGCTGGGCGTGCTGAAGACCTTTTTAACCTG ATGAATTGCTTGTTGCAAGAAGTTCAGTTTACAGATCAGCAGCGGTTTAAACAGTTTGTCTCTCAAAGCATAGCACGGATGGAG AACCGATTGAGGGGAAGTGGTCATGGAATCGCTGCGGCGAGGATGGATGCAATGTTGAACGTTGCTGGTTGGATGTCTGAACAGATGGGTGGTCTCAG TTATCTTGAATTCTTGCACACTCTTGCAAAGAAGGTGGATGAAGACTGGGAAGGGATATCATCCGCACTCGAAGAGATCAGGAGATCTCTCCTCGCCAGGAACGGTTGCGTAGTTAACATGACTGCAGATGGCAAGTCTCTCACCAACATCGAAAAATCGGTTGAGAAGTTTCTAAACTTACTCCCTGAAACCCCATCTGGTGGGCTCGTCACTTGGGACGGTCGACTTCCTCTGAGAAACGAAGCCATTGTAATACCAACTCAG GTGAACTATGTTGGAAAAGCCGGTAACATATACAGCACAGGGTATGAGCTTGATGGCAGTGCATATGTTATATCAAAGCATATTAGCAACACATGGTTATGGGATCGTGTTCGTGTGAGCGGTGGTGCCTATGGAGGTTTCTGTGATTTCGATTCGCATTCAG gaGTGTTTTCGTTCTTGTCTTACCGTGATCCAAACTTGTTGAAGACACTTGACATATATGATGGAACCGGAGACTTCTTGCGTGGGCTTGATGTTGATCAAGAGACGCTCACTAAAGCTATCATTGGAACCATTGGTGATGTTGATTCCTACCAGTTACCTGATGCCAAAGGTTATAGCAGTTTGATGAGGCATTTACTTGGAGTAACAGACGAAGAACGGCAAAGAAAGCGCGAAGAGATACTTACAACAAG CTTAAAGGACTTTAAGGAGTTCGCAGAAGCAATAGATGTGGTTAGAGAGAAAGGTGTTGCGGTGGCAGTGGCATCCGCAGAAGACATTGATTCGGCGAACCAAGCGCGTTCCAACTTTTTCGAGGTTAAGAAAGCTCTCTAA
- the LOC106354583 gene encoding glutathione S-transferase T3-like, producing the protein MSKDPIIGNEQRSNAFWKRIAEYFSASRKLAGCDKREASHCKNRWQEINDLVCKFSGAYEAAARERSSRQNENDVLKLAHKIVFTNHKKRFTLEHVWKELRNDQKWCALSTAKKDGSSKKRRCEDGSDSTSYKATEEDSALDDEGTNRPPGVKAAKKGSKERLSKKPMVDGKELSQFQTMWSLKKQDLEVKERLSKMKLLDSLIAKQEPLVDYEEALKKKLIDELMSN; encoded by the coding sequence ATGAGCAAAGATCCCATAATAGGGAATGAGCAAAGGTCTAATGCTTTCTGGAAAAGAATAGCTGAGTACTTCTCTGCTAGTCGAAAGCTTGCTGGCTGTGACAAGAGAGAGGCATCTCACTGCAAGAATCGTTGGCAGGAGATCAATGACTTAGTATGCAAGTTTTCTGGAGCATATGAGGCTGCAGCCAGAGAGAGAAGCAGTAggcaaaatgagaatgatgttcTCAAACTAGCCCACAAAATCGTCTTCACCAACCATAAAAAAAGGTTTACTCTTGAGCATGTTTGGAAAGAGTTGCGTAATGACCAAAAGTGGTGTGCCCTGTCTACTGCTAAAAAAGATGGAAGCTCCAAGAAGAGGAGGTGTGAGGATGGTTCAGATTCAACAAGCTATAAAGCAACTGAAGAAGATTCTGCTCTTGATGATGAAGGAACAAATCGTCCCCCGGGTGTTAAGGCAGCAAAGAAAGGCAGCAAAGAAAGGCTGTCTAAGAAGCCAATGGTTGATGGGAAGGAGCTGTCTCAGTTTCAGACAATGTGGAGCCTCAAGAAGCAAGATTTAGAGGTGAAAGAAAGGCTATCCAAGATGAAGTTACTGGACAGTCTCATTGCTAAACAAGAACCTCTTGTGGATTATGAAGAAGCTTTGAAGAAGAAACTCATTGATGAGTTAATGTCTAATTAG
- the LOC106370918 gene encoding adenylate isopentenyltransferase 8, chloroplastic-like, with product MQALTSSFVSRSLVPTTPRRHRVRPLSVAPMTVCIDQSRKEKVVVIMGSTGTGKSRLSVDLATRFSAEIINSDKMQFYKGLEITTNQITIPEKCGVPHHLLGELPVDGPELTASEFRSLASGSISDMTSRGKLPIIAGGSNSYIHALLVEHFDPETNPFSKPLIPIELRYDCCFLWVDVSVSVLYHYLSKRVDQMMESGMFEELADFYNSRDSRSTTRTGIHKSIGVPEFDRYFGVYPPEKNVKVCGWDPARKVAYEEAVQEIKENTWRLSKKQIDRIMKLRSSGWEIHRLDATASFRAQSREVWDKNVLEKSVKIVKRFVLED from the exons ATGCAAGCACTTACCTCTTCCTTCGTCTCTCGTTCCCTCGTCCCTACCACTCCTAGGCGACATCGAGTGCGACCACTGTCAGTAGCTCCCATGACCGTTTGCATTGACCAATCACGCAAGGAGAAAGTGGTTGTCATCATGGGATCTACCGGGACAGGAAAGTCACGCCTCTCAGTCGATCTTGCAACCCGTTTCTCCGCCGAGATCATCAACTCTGACAAAATGCAATTCTACAAGGGGTTGGAGATCACGACGAACCAAATCACTATCCCTGAGAAATGTGGAGTCCCTCACCATCTACTCGGTGAACTTCCTGTGGATGGCCCCGAACTAACTGCCTCGGAGTTCCGCTCTTTGGCGTCGGGGTCCATCTCTGACATGACCTCTCGTGGGAAGCTCCCTATAATAGCAGGGGGATCTAACTCCTACATTCATGCCCTCCTTGTTGAACATTTTGACCCTGAAACAAATCCATTCTCTAAACCGTTGATACCTATCGAGTTGAG GTACGATTGCTGCTTCCTCTGGGTGGACGTCTCAGTCTCAGTCCTGTACCACTACCTCTCAAAACGTGTCGACCAAATGATGGAATCAGGGATGTTCGAGGAGCTCGCCGATTTCTACAACTCTAGAGACTCCCGGTCCACAACCCGAACCGGGATTCACAAGTCTATAGGAGTACCGGAGTTCGACCGGTACTTCGGAGTCTACCCGCCGGAGAAAAACGTCAAGGTGTGTGGGTGGGACCCAGCAAGAAAAGTTGCGTACGAGGAAGCAGTTCAGGAGATCAAAGAAAACACCTGGAGGCTTTCAAAGAAGCAGATAGATAGGATCATGAAGCTGAGAAGCAGTGGTTGGGAGATTCACAGGTTGGACGCTACGGCATCATTCAGGGCACAGTCGAGAGAGGTTTGGGACAAGAACGTTTTGGAGAAAAGCGTCAAGATAGTGAAACGCTTCGTGCTCGAAGACTAG
- the LOC106363052 gene encoding polyadenylate-binding protein RBP47B — protein MQTTNGSDSSLSTPGATPPIQQPTPPPPQQWQHQQQHWMTTAAAMQYPGAAAMNMMMMQQQQMMMYPHQYVPYNQGPYHHPHFQYAPYHQQQQHQHKPPHERGSGEDVKTLWVGDLLHWMDETYLHTCFSHTGEVSSVKVIRNKLTCQSEGYGFVEFLTRAAAEEVLQTFSGSVMPNSEQLFRLNWASFSTGEKRAVENGPELSVFVGDLSPDVTDAMLQELFAERYPSVKSAKVVIDSNTGRSKGYGFVRFGDESDRSRALTEMNGALCSNRQMRVGIATPKRAVANHQQHSSQAVIVAGGHGANGSMANGSQADGESNNSTIFVGGLDPDVTDEDLRQPFTEFGEVVSVKIPVGKGCGFVQFANRKSADDAIQSLNGTVIGKNTVRLSWGRTPNKWRGDSGQQWNGGYSRGQGYNNGGYANHQDSNTYPAET, from the exons ATGCAGACGACCAACGGCTCAGATTCGTCGTTATCAACTCCCGGAGCCACGCCTCCTATCCAACAACCAACCCCTCCGCCGCCTCAGCAGTGGCAGCATCAGCAGCAGCATTGGATGACGACGGCGGCGGCTATGCAGTATCCAGGTGCGGCGGCCATGAACATGATGATGATGCAGCAGCAACAGATGATGATGTATCCTCACCAATACGTTCCTTACAATCAAGGTCCTTATCACCATCCTCACTTCCAATACGCACCGTATCACCAGCAGCAGCAACATCAACACAAGCCGCCACACGAGCGTGGATCTGGAGAAGACGTCAAGACTCTATGGGTTGGTGATCTTCTTCATTGGATGGACGAGACCTATCTCCATACCTGTTTTTCTCACACAGGCGAG GTTTCTTCTGTGAAAGTGATTCGTAACAAGCTAACATGTCAATCAGAAGGGTACGGTTTTGTTGAGTTTCTTACACGTGCCGCAGCTGAAGAGGTTCTTCAGACCTTCAGTGGTTCAGTAATGCCTAACTCAGAGCAGCTCTTTCGTCTAAACTGGGCATCTTTCAGTACTGGTGAGAAGAGAGCTGTTGAGAATGGTCCAGAGCTGTCGGTATTCGTTGGAGATTTGTCTCCGGACGTGACTGATGCTATGTTGCAAGAGTTGTTTGCTGAGAGATATCCATCTGTCAAAAGCGCCAAAGTTGTGATCGATTCCAACACCGGCCGGTCCAAAGGCTACGGTTTTGTTAGGTTTGGTGATGAAAGTGACAGGTCAAGGGCTTTGACTGAGATGAATGGAGCTTTGTGTTCCAACAGGCAAATGAGAGTTGGTATTGCGACTCCTAAAAGGGCTGTTGCTAATCATCAACAACATTCTTCACaag CTGTGATAGTGGCTGGTGGACATGGAGCAAATGGTTCTATGGCTAATGGTTCACAAGCTGATGGTGAATCAAACAACTCAACA ATATTCGTTGGTGGCCTTGACCCTGACGTTACTGATGAAGACCTCAGACAACCTTTTACAGAGTTTGGTGAGGTTGTTTCAGTGAAGATCCCAGTAGGCAAAGGATGTGGATTTGTCCAGTTTGCTAACAG GAAAAGTGCTGATGATGCCATCCAGAGTTTGAACGGGACAGTCATTGGCAAGAACACTGTCAGGCTCTCATGGGGAAGAACCCCAAACAAG TGGAGAGGAGACTCAGGGCAGCAATGGAATGGAGGATACTCACGAGGGCAAGGTTACAACAACGGAGGATATGCTAACCACCAGGACTCCAACACCTATCCTGCCGAGACTTGA